GGAAATAGAAAATCACTTAGATAGAGTAACCATCCTCACCTCTTTGACGGACTGGTCAAAAATATCGGCGATGCTCAAGCGCAAGTGGACAGTCTGATGATCCGATGGCATCCAATCGATGTTGACCTCTCTGGTCTCAGGACGCCACTCTGATTTTGACAGCAAGGGGTCACCCGCGCATTCGGCATTATCAAACAACTCAATCTTATATGAAAATTGCGGCAGGCTGGTTTCTTCCATCGACCAAACAAGATTGAGTCCAGATGCCTTTTTAGTGATGCTGATTTTTTTGATCTTTGCTTTTTGATAATCAGGTCGATCCGCTTTATTCTCGACCGAAAAGACATGGTTCATGTTGTCTGGATATTTCAACGGTGGCGATGGACGTGTCTGACTGCCTCCACTCCGCATGTAATAGAAATCGCCCGTTGAGTCTTTACGGGTACCGGCATCCCAGTTGTTTTTATAATGATGAGACCGTTTACCCGGCAAGCAGTCACCTCGATTTGGAGTGTATCTGCCAGATTGGGCCGGGTGCCACTCCCCCTGACCGTCCCGGCGCCAGATATGGCGCAAGTGAACTTCCCGCATGTTTTTTCCAGTATCCTTCCAGTCCTCGATAAAAGCATCGTTGGGACCTTTGATGCGAATCCTAGGTTCTTTGACTCCGATCGTCGACAAGTGCCTCCAGACTCCACTCGCACCATCCCTGACAAAAAATCCGTAGTGCGTATCTTTGCCCACATCCCACGCTCGTATAACGTGAGTGTACCAAACATCAGGCTGCCATCGTAATGCGAAATTCCACGTTTTTAACCCCACGCCTTCACCACCAAAATGTTCAGCGGTAGTGCCATGGCCAAGGTAGGCAGCATAAGGGAAATTAGCGGTATCGCTAGGGTCATCCATAGAGTGCCAGATGGAAAAAATATGCACCTTGTTTCCTCTCCGGTCATCACTCTCCTGAATTCCTGCATAGCCATTCCCCGTAGAGTTTCCTTTATTCCCCCAGAACCCTAACGTTTCATAATAGGTGCATGGAGCAACTCCCTTGCTCGGCACCCTCACTTCACAAATGGAGATATCGCCTGTTACGTTTTCCCCAAAATTAAAATGGGATGAAAGGGCGGCATTCTGACCGACCAGAGTGGCATTAGATATCGACGCCAATAGGCCGATTGATAACAGAGTATCCATGGTCTTCATAAAATCACTAAATTGGAATGTACGAATCCAAAAGCTATTGCACCGGAAACAGCTCCAGACAAAGCACTTCGAATGGTTGCAGTTTAAAAGTATACTCACCAGACAGAACATCCTCTTTGAATGTCTGATCCTCATAGGCATTTTTTACTTTAAACTTCACCGCCTGACCTTCCGGCACCTCTAGAACATCCGTAAGGTTAACAGTCAGCTCACTCGGCTTATCCGATGAGTTCCGTAGCGTGATGATACTCTTTCCAGGACTCCAAGATGCCCAACCGTAAACACCAAGCTTAAGAGGGTCACCACCCACCCAGTGGGTATCGACGAGGATCTTTTCATTTTTCTTTGCCCACTTGGCGGCCTCAGCCACTTCGTCCCATGCCTTGTCGGTCATCATCTCCGGCGTCAGGTAAAGCTCGAGCAGGTTGGCTCCGGTGCCGAAATAAGACCGGGCAGCATTCTTCATATTCACACCCGCACCAGCTCGATCCATTTCTCCCGCTTGATAATGACGCCCAACCACCAAACCGTGATGCATCACCGAGTTAAGAGGGTAAAGTGGTGCCTGTTGAACAAACTTGGAATAGCAGCCCCAATCACGGAACGTAAGCCATTGCTCACGCTTGTCACCCACCCCCATCCAAGCCACATCTCCCGTGCCGGTGCGCCAGGTGCAATCAATATGATTCAGCCAGAATGGCGACGGCCAGGTGCCGACAGTGACATTAATAAACAACTCGGGATCGTGTTTTTTCAGCTCACGACCACACTGAATCAGCGACATAAAGTGAGGGCTCACCCCACTGCCCGCCTTGTCCCACTTGTAGTAGTTCACCTGGTGGTCTTTCATGAACCCGAGGCATTTCTCATAAAACCACTTGTAGTAGGCTGGCTGGGAAAGATCCATGGTCGATTCAATCAACCCCATTTTTTTCGCATGCGCCGTCCTTTCATTCGCACCACTGTATCCACCCAGGGGTGAAATCCAGACACCCAGATTACTTTTTGATTTTCGGGCTTCAGCGGAAACCTCATCAAACCCGTTAGGAAACCTCTTCCGGTTGTATTCCCACAAGCCAGCACCGTAATCATCCCAGCCATCGTCCATCACAAAAGAATCCAGTATCACCCCACGCTTCACCGTGAGTTCTCGATAATAATCTTTGATCACTTGGGTAAACTCTTCCCGGTTAGGGGCAAAATCATACCAACAGTTATAATGAAGCAACTGATGATAAGGAGTCGCACGTTCACGCTCGAGATAGTAGTTAAAGGCACGGCGGAGCTGCCCCTTCGGGTAAACTCCCATCACTGATTTAAAATCATACTTGGTGCCCTTTTTAATGGGTAAATGACAAGGGAAACCACTACGGAAGCTGTCACCGTCAAAGTAGTTGGCAGTGAATGGCATCTCAACCCCAAAAAACATCGAATCGCTCGCAACAGGGCTACCCGGAACCGAGCCAATCTGACGGGAGTGAGGCACGCTGCCCTCGATAAACTGAAGCCCATACAGCGTCTGCGGCTTGGTGCTCGCCAAGGTATAGCTCTGGCTGATGTAGTTCGAGCCATCACGAAGCTCTGCCGACCAGCGCACGTGAATGCCAGTCTTGGCATGTTTCAGAGTGGCTGTAATTGCTTTTCCACCCTTAATCTCAAGTTCCTTAACCGGACTACTCAGGGTGAATGCCTCGGATGTCAGGTCACAGGCTAAAGATGCTGTGGCTTTTTTATTCACTAACTTTTCACCTGCCGGGCTCAGAATCGTGAACTGCCCTTCAGCCCGAATATTCACAAGAGCAAAGGTTCCATCGTCAAATCGAAGTGTCAGGCCCGGCCCCCAGCTCAAACCTTTGTCCGTGCCCTTTTTCACTTGGCAGCTGATACGCTGCCAATCTTTAGGAACCTTGTATTCAGCGAATGTCGCGCTGTTAGCATGGGCCTTGATCGTAATCAGTTCATTGGAGATCTCCAAGCTCGTACCATCCCGCTTCGATTTGTGAACGGACTTTGGTTTTGCGGTAAGGTCATTGATCGCTCTCTGGCCATCCAACACTTGGACCTGCTGGAACTCACAGGTTCCCAACTCACCGGCGGAACTGTAATCCTTGGCCTGACCATCACTGCTGGTTTTTCCCACACGGATGGATTCAAGTTTTCCGGAAAAACCTGCCAGTGGTAAACTAGCGAGCGTTTCCCAGCTCTTGCCGTCGTTCGAGATTTGCGCTTGAATTTCCTGACCGGTTCTCCGCATACCCAGATAGATCCTCTCCGGGTCCTGAGCTTGCTCTTGGGTCGCGATACCAAATAACTCCTTTCCCGGGCGAAATAGCTCAGAGCCGCTCTTATCTTGAAAAGCAGGGCCACGCAACTTGCCTCCGTCCACTTTCCAAGTCGCCTTTAGTAGGTTATTCTGAAGAACATAGTTCTTGGCAGAACTTTGCAAACTCGCCTTGTTTGGCGCTTCACCGGGGTAAGGCACAGCAATAACGGGAGAAATCAAACAAGCTCCAAGTAGGAGGATTTTTCTAAAAATCATAGGATGTAAAATGTATGTAATAAGAGTCTGCGGTCATCATCCCACTCAGTCAATCTATCGCCAAATTTAATGACTCGAGGATAATTTTAACCCCATCATCTGGTGCAAATGAATTAAGTTTTTCCGAACACGACAAGCGATGGGCATCACTACTTCGGTTCTCTATATTCCGACCAATGCACCGACATGGTGTGAATGCCTTGCTACTTAACCAACTCAACCTGCCCGTAGGAATTGTTGCCGCCGTCACTGCGAACCTCAGCTTTTATGTAACATTCGTTATTCCCCTTCAAATCACCTGTGGTCTTGAGGTTGAAGAAATTTTTCTTGCTGGGTATTCCGGCGATCCCCATATGCTCATCTGTCGCCACTGTTTTGCCGTCTGCTATCAGAGACACCTTACGAATTTCCAAACGATGCTGACCTCTGGTATAGTTGAACCTGACACCTTTAAGCTCACCGAGCTCTTTGGCTGGTAAATTCCACTTCACTGTTTTCCAGTCAACTCCCACCTGGGCAGGAGTCCAGCCGCCGATCGCTTCAGCTTTGATATCCATAACGGGCACCTTGGCTTCTTTTGTGGTCTTGATTAACGCAATCGCTGCCTCAACCGGATTTTCAAAAGCTTCTGATTTCGTGAGGCCTGGTGCTCGGGTCCATTGTTTTTCCCACTTGGGCATGTCAAACGACGTTCCTGTATCGAAGCCATCAAAATAATGCTTCCAGCGTGGAACGTAGTAGTCGCGAATCAGACCACTCCAAATGCGTGCCGAATAGTCACCAATCTGACCGCCCCAGATGGTAACAAGGTCTTTGGCATTGGCCTCGTAGAGGTCTTTTTCAGCAGCTGTTGTGCCGTGCTTGCGCGCCAGTGCCACCCAGTTGGAGAGGCGAAGTGTCGGGTGCGACTCGAGAAGTGTATCGAGTGCCTTAAGTAGCTTCAGGCCGTCTTTCGCGGCTTGTTTACGGAGATCGGAATAACCCATTTCCTCTGCTTCCATCGCTCTGGCAAAGAGTTGCTCAACCTTGATGCCCACATACATTGCCGTGAACTCGATGAGATCCGCGCGGTAGTTCGGGCTGTCTTTGAGCTGCTCGGCAGCTGCGGCAAAGGTTTCGATCGCCTGCTGAAATTCTGGCGAGGTGTTGATCGAGCCCTTGCGGACCTTACCTGGGCGGAACTGCCAGTTGAAACGTGGGTGATCGGTAAAGGTACCGTAGCAAGTTTTACGTAGGAGGTTCCATGCCTTGGTCACTTCCGGCGGACAAGTTCCGTAGCGACTTGCACTGTAGTTGTTGAGCCAAACGTCGAGATCGATCTCTGTGTCTCTCCACCCCATATCACTGAGAAGTTCATAAATGACTTCATTATTTTCGATTCCTTCCGGCGCAAAACCAAACCCGGCAAGGCGTCCTTTATTTTTGGAGTTGAGAGCTTCAATGGAACCACTTGCGTAGAAGTCAAGGCGACCAGTGAGGCCAGTCTTACCACCCATGTTAGGGATCACACTGTAAACCCACTTTTTGTTATAAAAACCTTTGTAGAAGTCCCAGTTCATGTCGGTCTTCCAGAAATGCTTATTGTAGTCAGCAGCCAGGTCGAGAAGGATCATCTTGTCGTCAGGCACCTTTGAAACAAGAGCCTCCAGAGAATGGTAATCCCAGATGTTGCGGGTGTAGCCGAACATCCACCCCTGCATCACCCAAGTCGCCTCCGGGTTCCCTGCTTTGATAGACCTGTAAACTTGATCACCGTAGTGAGCCAGGAGTTGATAGCGCTTTTCCTTGTCATCCTTCGGTGCCGGGATGTCCATTTCATTGAAACAGTCAGCGAGGTAGTACTCACATTTGCCGAACTCTTTTTCCCACTCTTCGATAAACATCTTACCAATCTTTCCAAACAACGGCGTGTCCGGCAGCAAGAAACTCGTGCGGTTTTTCTCTGGGAACCCAGCCCAACTCGGGTGGAAGAATTTGATCTCTGGGTGGAGGCGCTGCATGCCACGAGGCACAAATCCAGCGAAAGCTGGACAAATCGGCTTCATCCCGAGCTCACGCATACGTTTGAGCACTTTGTGCTGAAGCTCGACCTGCCCCTTGTGCCAGTTGTCATTGAGCGGGCCATCAATCCCTGTGATATTACCCATACGCTGCCATGGAAGGTGAGCTGGCCCGGTGTAGAAGGCATCGACCTCTTCCTGCGTGAGGCCGAGCTTTTTCCAAACGCGCATCGAAATCGCTTCGTTCGCAACGAGAGCCAAGGGCATATCCAGACCGTGAAGCGCCATCCAGTCGAGCTCCTTTTCCCAGCGTTCCCAGTCCCAATAGGGAGTGGTGTAGCCGTAGGTGACCACGTTGAAGTAATAGTGATACTTGTAAGGAGAAACCACCTTCTTAAGGGGGGTGTCAGACCACTTCTCGGGAATGGCAATACGAGAACCGCTCCATCCCACTTGACCTTGTTCATTCGCCTTCAAGTAGTCATAGAATCCACGGCAAATAGCGACGCCACAGCTTCCTTTAAAAGTAGGAACCCCGTTTTTCACTTCATATTCAAAGACATCATGCCCATTTTTCTTTGGAATATTAGCGAATTGAATTTCATCTACCCGATCACCGATCAGGCGCTTGATCACAGCGTGTGAAGACTGTTCAGAAGATGACGTTGGGCTGGCTTGGCTCATACAAGCAGCCATTGCAGAAAATGTAATCGTGAGGATATTTCGTAGTTTGTTCATTGGTCTTGGATCGGTCGTGATGTTTAAATTTTCAATAGTGGTAAAAAAGGGATAGTTGAGAGAACTTGCGCATTTTCCTGTTAGTTTAATAATTGAATCAACGTAAACGATTTACCATGGTCCCTGCTTATAAAAAGACCGTTTTTCGCCGTAGCATAAATCGCTTTTCCGTCTTTACCAGCAACTGTCAGCGAGTTGATTTGCAGTGGTCGACTTTCTGAGTTTTGCTTCAATCTATTCCAGTCAACATTCCAATAAAAACCGATGCGGCCGAGGAAAAGGTTCTCACTGGTTTGCTGTGGGCTAACGAGAATTTGGCTGCGTCCATACTTTGAAGACCTCCAGCTGCAAATAGCATTGAAAGACTCATCAGGCGCTATGCGATACTGATGCAGGTAGAGGTTTAAGTGAGAACAATAGTAAACCCCGGTATTGGTCGTAAAATAGAGGTATTGCTCCCCTTCTGCGATTGTTTCATACGCGATATTATGAATCGCCCAATCGCTTTTCGCTGCGATGAGCTTAAAGTTTTTACCTTGATTGGTTGAAGCATACACTTTCCCTGGAACCGCTCCATTGCCTGAGGTGCCAACAAGTAATAAGTTTTTATTTTGCGGACTGAAACTGACCACGGATATGTTTTCACCTTGAAGTCCGGCATACTTCCAAGTTTTACCACTGTCGTCACTCAAGTAGAGTCCTGTTGATTTACCTCCAGCGGCTACGTGTTGAGGATTGTGTGGGTTAAAACTGATCGTTTCACCAGCTAAGACCGCTGAACCACAGCCATCAAAGTCCATTTCCTGACTAACCTCGAGCCAGCTTTCACCACCATTGGTGCTACGTAACAAAGCACGTTCGCCGCCCTTACCGCCCTTACCAAAACCAGCCAGCAAGAGAGAGGATTTGGCTGGAGACATCGCAAAAGTCCGAACCTCATTTCTGGTTCTTAGCTTTGTAAAATGCCGGCTTCCCTTGGTTGACTTCAGCAGGCCGTTGCCGGAGGTTCTAAGATAAAGAGCCGATGAAGATGGGTCTTTTAAAGCACCAACAAACTGTCCTTTGGAAACAGAAGGTGATGTTTCACTTGTCCCTTCGGCCCATTCAAAAACATTCTTACTGATACTGATGTCAGCCATTTTGCCGGAAAACAGGGTTTTATTTTTAGCGGGAGTTTTTGTGGTGAAAACAATCCCTGCATAAAATGCCTCGTGATCATGAACGAGTATTTTCTCTGCCACTTTTTTCCAGGATTTGCCGTCAGCAGACGTGTAGGCACGCCATAAATTCGCTTTTTTGGTAATTCGAACCCAAGGCTTTTGATGATCATAGGCAAAACGGCTTTGACGTGAGGTTTCAAGGTCTC
The sequence above is drawn from the Oceaniferula marina genome and encodes:
- a CDS encoding alpha-N-acetylglucosaminidase, with protein sequence MNKLRNILTITFSAMAACMSQASPTSSSEQSSHAVIKRLIGDRVDEIQFANIPKKNGHDVFEYEVKNGVPTFKGSCGVAICRGFYDYLKANEQGQVGWSGSRIAIPEKWSDTPLKKVVSPYKYHYYFNVVTYGYTTPYWDWERWEKELDWMALHGLDMPLALVANEAISMRVWKKLGLTQEEVDAFYTGPAHLPWQRMGNITGIDGPLNDNWHKGQVELQHKVLKRMRELGMKPICPAFAGFVPRGMQRLHPEIKFFHPSWAGFPEKNRTSFLLPDTPLFGKIGKMFIEEWEKEFGKCEYYLADCFNEMDIPAPKDDKEKRYQLLAHYGDQVYRSIKAGNPEATWVMQGWMFGYTRNIWDYHSLEALVSKVPDDKMILLDLAADYNKHFWKTDMNWDFYKGFYNKKWVYSVIPNMGGKTGLTGRLDFYASGSIEALNSKNKGRLAGFGFAPEGIENNEVIYELLSDMGWRDTEIDLDVWLNNYSASRYGTCPPEVTKAWNLLRKTCYGTFTDHPRFNWQFRPGKVRKGSINTSPEFQQAIETFAAAAEQLKDSPNYRADLIEFTAMYVGIKVEQLFARAMEAEEMGYSDLRKQAAKDGLKLLKALDTLLESHPTLRLSNWVALARKHGTTAAEKDLYEANAKDLVTIWGGQIGDYSARIWSGLIRDYYVPRWKHYFDGFDTGTSFDMPKWEKQWTRAPGLTKSEAFENPVEAAIALIKTTKEAKVPVMDIKAEAIGGWTPAQVGVDWKTVKWNLPAKELGELKGVRFNYTRGQHRLEIRKVSLIADGKTVATDEHMGIAGIPSKKNFFNLKTTGDLKGNNECYIKAEVRSDGGNNSYGQVELVK
- a CDS encoding alpha-galactosidase; this encodes MIFRKILLLGACLISPVIAVPYPGEAPNKASLQSSAKNYVLQNNLLKATWKVDGGKLRGPAFQDKSGSELFRPGKELFGIATQEQAQDPERIYLGMRRTGQEIQAQISNDGKSWETLASLPLAGFSGKLESIRVGKTSSDGQAKDYSSAGELGTCEFQQVQVLDGQRAINDLTAKPKSVHKSKRDGTSLEISNELITIKAHANSATFAEYKVPKDWQRISCQVKKGTDKGLSWGPGLTLRFDDGTFALVNIRAEGQFTILSPAGEKLVNKKATASLACDLTSEAFTLSSPVKELEIKGGKAITATLKHAKTGIHVRWSAELRDGSNYISQSYTLASTKPQTLYGLQFIEGSVPHSRQIGSVPGSPVASDSMFFGVEMPFTANYFDGDSFRSGFPCHLPIKKGTKYDFKSVMGVYPKGQLRRAFNYYLERERATPYHQLLHYNCWYDFAPNREEFTQVIKDYYRELTVKRGVILDSFVMDDGWDDYGAGLWEYNRKRFPNGFDEVSAEARKSKSNLGVWISPLGGYSGANERTAHAKKMGLIESTMDLSQPAYYKWFYEKCLGFMKDHQVNYYKWDKAGSGVSPHFMSLIQCGRELKKHDPELFINVTVGTWPSPFWLNHIDCTWRTGTGDVAWMGVGDKREQWLTFRDWGCYSKFVQQAPLYPLNSVMHHGLVVGRHYQAGEMDRAGAGVNMKNAARSYFGTGANLLELYLTPEMMTDKAWDEVAEAAKWAKKNEKILVDTHWVGGDPLKLGVYGWASWSPGKSIITLRNSSDKPSELTVNLTDVLEVPEGQAVKFKVKNAYEDQTFKEDVLSGEYTFKLQPFEVLCLELFPVQ
- a CDS encoding DUF3472 domain-containing protein, which encodes MDTLLSIGLLASISNATLVGQNAALSSHFNFGENVTGDISICEVRVPSKGVAPCTYYETLGFWGNKGNSTGNGYAGIQESDDRRGNKVHIFSIWHSMDDPSDTANFPYAAYLGHGTTAEHFGGEGVGLKTWNFALRWQPDVWYTHVIRAWDVGKDTHYGFFVRDGASGVWRHLSTIGVKEPRIRIKGPNDAFIEDWKDTGKNMREVHLRHIWRRDGQGEWHPAQSGRYTPNRGDCLPGKRSHHYKNNWDAGTRKDSTGDFYYMRSGGSQTRPSPPLKYPDNMNHVFSVENKADRPDYQKAKIKKISITKKASGLNLVWSMEETSLPQFSYKIELFDNAECAGDPLLSKSEWRPETREVNIDWMPSDHQTVHLRLSIADIFDQSVKEVRMVTLSK